One segment of Panicum virgatum strain AP13 chromosome 1K, P.virgatum_v5, whole genome shotgun sequence DNA contains the following:
- the LOC120652192 gene encoding uncharacterized protein LOC120652192 encodes MTGLKQMALLDAQRSPPAWLRRLLETNFFEKCSDHPEAWRSTRSAGCCNFFCTTCAGRALCSRCLGDHAGHEIIQVEDLRHLLNVSLVQTYIINGAPAVFLDERSMSGKGKKPGAETECEECGRGLQDAGSLFCSLGCKAKGIEDRLDFNVSFAVDPRRDSSGEESESASDDEDSEDLNLTRV; translated from the exons ATGACCGGCCTGAAGCAGATGGCACTTCTGGACGCGcagcgctccccgccggcgtgGCTGCGTCGGCTTCTGGAGACGAACTTCTTCGAGAAGTGCTCGGACCACCCGGAGGCGTGGCGCTCGACGAGGAGCGCCGGCTGCTGCAATTTCTTCTGCACAACCTGCGCCGGCCGCGCCCTTTGCTCAAGATGCCTCGGCGACCACGCAGGCCACGAAATTATCCAG GTGGAAGACCTGCGCCACCTGCTGAACGTGTCATTGGTGCAGACGTACATCATCAACGGCGCGCCGGCTGTTTTCCTCGACGAGCGGAGCATGTCGGGGAAGGGGAAGAAGCCTGGCGCAGAAACCGAGTGCGAGGAATGCGGTCGGGGTCTCCAGGACGCGGGCTCTCTCTTCTGCTCGCTCGGATGCAAG GCTAAAGGAATAGAGGACCGTCTTGATTTCAATGTATCGTTCGCTGTCGATCCAAGAAGAGACAGCTCTGGAGAAGAGTCAGAATCAGCATCAGACGATGAAGATTCAGAAGATTTGAACCTTACCAGGGTCTAG